The Clostridioides difficile genome has a segment encoding these proteins:
- the prdC gene encoding proline reductase-associated electron transfer protein PrdC, whose amino-acid sequence MNKLYSILLKQHVGGPDKPVVSVGDVVKKGTLIAEPAGLGANIYASVSGKISEINDQAIVIEADEAQDDTFEPLKGEGILDLIKEAGVVGMGGAGFPTHIKLNIDLKGGTILANAAECEPLLAHNIKEIEENPEIVYKGIKYAMEVTNAGKGMLAIKSKHPEAIAAFKKVIKPGDNIEVAELVDMYPMGEERAIVRDVLGKLLEPTQLPSEANAVVINVETLTRIVEAVEQKRPVISKNITVVGQLNSGKESIVFEDVPIGTTVGELIERAGGIKGEYGEIILGGPFTGKATTLDTPITKTSGGIIVTMPFVNEKRKMGLLVCACGPNEERMRDIAAKMGVTDIVSVQKCKQAQEIKGALKCENPGHCPGQAQKCIEFKKAGAEVILIGNCTDCSNTVMGSAPKLKLGVYHITDHVMRTVNHPLIRRIKGDVRLKIK is encoded by the coding sequence TTGAACAAACTATATTCTATTTTATTAAAACAACACGTTGGTGGTCCAGATAAGCCAGTAGTAAGTGTTGGAGATGTAGTAAAAAAAGGAACTCTAATCGCAGAACCAGCTGGATTAGGAGCAAATATTTATGCCAGTGTTAGTGGAAAAATAAGTGAAATAAATGACCAAGCTATAGTAATTGAAGCTGATGAAGCACAAGATGATACTTTTGAACCATTAAAAGGAGAAGGTATACTTGACTTAATTAAAGAAGCTGGAGTTGTAGGAATGGGTGGAGCAGGATTCCCTACTCATATAAAATTAAACATAGATTTAAAAGGTGGAACAATATTAGCAAATGCAGCTGAATGTGAACCTTTATTAGCTCATAACATAAAAGAAATAGAAGAAAATCCAGAAATAGTTTACAAAGGTATAAAATATGCTATGGAAGTTACTAATGCTGGAAAAGGTATGCTAGCAATAAAGAGCAAACACCCAGAAGCAATAGCAGCATTCAAAAAAGTAATAAAGCCAGGAGATAATATAGAAGTTGCTGAACTAGTTGACATGTACCCAATGGGAGAAGAAAGAGCTATAGTAAGAGATGTTCTAGGAAAATTACTTGAGCCAACTCAATTACCTTCAGAAGCTAATGCAGTAGTAATAAATGTAGAAACATTAACTAGAATAGTAGAAGCTGTTGAGCAAAAAAGACCAGTTATATCTAAAAATATAACTGTAGTTGGTCAATTAAACAGTGGAAAAGAATCTATAGTATTTGAAGATGTGCCAATTGGAACTACTGTTGGAGAATTAATTGAAAGAGCTGGTGGAATAAAAGGTGAATATGGTGAAATAATCCTAGGAGGACCTTTCACAGGAAAAGCTACTACTTTAGATACTCCAATAACTAAAACTAGTGGTGGTATAATAGTTACTATGCCATTTGTTAATGAAAAGAGAAAGATGGGTCTTTTAGTCTGTGCATGTGGACCTAATGAAGAAAGAATGAGAGACATAGCAGCTAAAATGGGCGTTACTGATATAGTATCAGTTCAAAAATGTAAACAAGCTCAAGAAATCAAAGGTGCATTAAAATGTGAAAATCCAGGACACTGTCCAGGACAAGCTCAAAAATGTATAGAATTTAAAAAAGCTGGAGCAGAAGTTATATTAATAGGTAACTGTACTGACTGTAGTAATACAGTAATGGGTTCTGCACCAAAATTAAAATTAGGTGTATACCACATAACTGACCATGTAATGAGAACAGTTAATCACCCATTAATAAGAAGAATAAAAGGTGATGTAAGATTAAAAATAAAATAA
- a CDS encoding Cys-Gln thioester bond-forming surface protein, translating into MKTKTKKSSIISLVIAFSMVLTTFTPVVSYADEVIGNDTTLNGEKPLEGQTPEGEKPSEGQTPEGEKPSEGQTPEGEKPSEGQTPEGEKPSEEQTPEGEKPSEGQTPEGEKPSEEQTPEGEKPSEGQTPEGEKPSEEQTPEGQTPEEEQPSEEQTPEEKQPLEELVVEEENLKQNIENILDMTLSQINKIVYNFWEDEDSVKTDEQSEIRQVLTPQDQGLQLWNNKKAKVKNTCLLKEDGSDRPYYDIRFDDATKTLTFDYIVKGLIGASSKDGKYIIDGDDGEQTAFCYNNHLKSPNSDSNIKGKSPYLPAEDFNGQENQNEDAVKSILYAGSEFDGFGYKQQFNLGGEEYELTTHSATQSAIWIILGQVDEQEKLNQYQKNINFYDILIESAKTEKEKAEYQKGKERAIKTKAYLEALLKAGHEKLKPNDTGKPSLSNGSTDIKFDKNEDGTYETEAIALVGYSGVVKLKLPNGVTAYDEDGNIIGTGEVEVSTQQKFKLKSVEKPDVKASISAVSYDYIFPKAIQYYKSVFDFGEKDHSSPLPMSKQNLLSYTIEQKNGEEVNFNIGLPTDGDPDVNPPVPPTDDTVNPPVPPSGGGDSNGHKPSPPTDDTVINPPVPPTDDTVINPPVPPTDDTVINPPVPPTDDTVVNPPVPPTSDTVVDTSVKPTDDTVINPPVPPTDDTVVKSPKTGDETQIMSYVFIGIIAICGLGYQCKRAKN; encoded by the coding sequence TTGAAAACAAAAACTAAAAAATCAAGTATAATCAGTTTAGTAATTGCCTTTAGTATGGTACTTACTACATTTACACCAGTAGTATCTTATGCTGATGAAGTGATTGGCAATGATACAACACTTAATGGAGAGAAGCCATTAGAAGGACAAACACCAGAGGGAGAGAAGCCATCAGAAGGGCAAACACCAGAAGGAGAGAAGCCATCAGAAGGGCAAACACCAGAAGGAGAGAAGCCATCAGAAGGACAAACACCAGAAGGAGAGAAGCCATCAGAGGAACAAACACCAGAGGGAGAGAAGCCATCAGAAGGACAAACACCAGAAGGAGAGAAGCCATCAGAGGAACAAACACCAGAGGGAGAGAAGCCATCAGAAGGACAGACACCAGAAGGAGAGAAGCCATCAGAAGAACAAACACCAGAGGGACAAACGCCAGAAGAAGAACAACCATCAGAAGAGCAAACTCCAGAAGAAAAACAGCCTTTAGAAGAACTAGTAGTAGAGGAAGAGAACTTAAAGCAAAATATTGAGAACATTCTTGATATGACTTTATCTCAGATAAATAAAATTGTATATAATTTCTGGGAAGATGAAGACTCTGTAAAAACAGATGAACAATCAGAAATTAGACAAGTACTTACTCCACAAGATCAAGGTTTACAGCTATGGAATAATAAAAAAGCAAAAGTAAAAAATACATGCTTACTAAAAGAAGATGGCTCAGATAGACCTTACTATGATATAAGATTTGATGATGCCACAAAGACACTAACTTTTGACTATATAGTAAAGGGTCTTATAGGTGCAAGTAGTAAAGATGGCAAATATATAATAGATGGAGACGATGGAGAACAAACTGCTTTTTGTTATAATAATCATCTAAAATCTCCAAATAGTGATAGTAATATTAAAGGTAAGAGTCCATATTTGCCAGCAGAAGATTTTAATGGTCAAGAAAATCAAAACGAGGATGCTGTTAAATCTATACTATATGCAGGTTCTGAATTTGATGGATTTGGATATAAACAACAATTTAACTTGGGTGGAGAAGAATATGAGTTAACAACTCACTCAGCTACTCAAAGTGCAATTTGGATTATTCTTGGGCAGGTAGATGAACAAGAAAAACTTAATCAGTATCAAAAAAACATAAACTTTTATGATATACTTATAGAAAGTGCAAAGACTGAAAAAGAAAAAGCTGAATATCAAAAAGGTAAAGAACGAGCAATAAAGACAAAAGCTTATTTAGAAGCGTTGTTAAAAGCAGGTCATGAAAAGTTAAAGCCAAATGATACAGGAAAACCTAGCTTAAGCAATGGTTCAACTGATATTAAATTTGATAAAAATGAAGATGGAACTTATGAAACAGAAGCTATAGCTTTAGTAGGTTATAGTGGTGTAGTTAAGCTAAAATTACCAAATGGAGTAACTGCTTATGACGAAGATGGTAATATAATAGGTACAGGTGAAGTAGAGGTTTCAACACAACAGAAATTTAAACTTAAAAGTGTTGAAAAGCCAGATGTAAAGGCTAGTATTTCTGCTGTATCTTATGATTATATTTTTCCGAAAGCGATTCAATATTATAAGTCAGTTTTTGATTTTGGAGAGAAAGACCATTCATCTCCATTACCAATGAGTAAACAAAATCTATTGAGCTATACAATAGAACAAAAGAATGGTGAAGAAGTTAACTTTAATATAGGTTTACCAACAGATGGAGATCCAGATGTAAATCCACCAGTGCCACCAACAGATGATACTGTAAATCCACCAGTACCACCATCAGGGGGAGGAGACTCAAATGGACATAAACCATCACCACCAACAGATGACACAGTGATAAATCCACCAGTACCACCAACAGATGACACAGTGATAAATCCACCAGTGCCACCAACAGATGATACAGTGATAAATCCACCAGTACCACCAACAGATGATACAGTGGTAAATCCACCAGTACCACCAACAAGTGATACAGTGGTAGATACATCAGTAAAACCAACAGATGATACAGTGATAAATCCACCAGTACCACCAACAGATGATACAGTAGTAAAATCACCAAAAACAGGTGATGAAACTCAAATAATGTCATATGTATTTATTGGTATAATTGCAATTTGTGGATTAGGGTATCAATGTAAAAGAGCAAAAAATTAA
- the prdR gene encoding sigma-54 dependent transcriptional regulator PrdR has protein sequence MFSIPEVKKVEEVMDTKFTTIDEDTKIESAIKEMIRSNTKTLMVIDSSSELKGIISMTDIHNLYEMHKKYEGQPVKLIMKKDVIYVSEGLTLDECRDIMILKNIGILPVLRDNKIIGVLKQEHIRDYLYMHLEDYGLTLKYIIGQIKEGICAINNEGVVILWNNFMEERYDIKSEDIVGRPMNEFLENTISEKVLNSKVGMSDLYFTDKKENMYALVHANPIFYKEDFIGVVCTEVDVTEAKILALELEKVNDTLKYLKDEVKNLSKGSFDKILGKSYKLEKSKAIAKQVARTNSSIFIWGESGTGKEVFARAIHDYSERKGQFIPVNCSAIPNELFESEFFGYESGAFTGASKKGRIGIFELAKDGTVFLDEIADLPLSMQAKLLRVLQEKEIRRVGGDTTIKINPRIISATNKDLEKMVKAEKFREDLYYRLNVVEIKIPPLRERKEDIGLLVHSFLEEICKQNNKPVLTISKDVIDIFQNYRWKGNIRELKNTIENIVVLSQNPRIEVDDVPSYMMDSRNNNTEEEEYPLDLTKATQKIEVRNITKALKMSNGNKAKAAKILNIPRTTLYYKIDQYKIDVSKI, from the coding sequence ATGTTTTCGATACCAGAAGTAAAAAAAGTAGAAGAAGTAATGGATACAAAATTTACAACTATAGACGAAGACACAAAAATAGAAAGTGCAATAAAAGAAATGATAAGAAGTAATACAAAAACTCTAATGGTAATAGATTCATCTAGTGAATTAAAAGGCATTATATCTATGACTGATATACACAATCTTTATGAGATGCATAAGAAATATGAAGGCCAACCAGTAAAACTTATAATGAAAAAAGATGTTATATATGTCAGTGAAGGCTTAACTTTAGATGAGTGTAGGGATATAATGATATTAAAAAATATAGGAATTCTTCCTGTTCTTAGAGATAATAAAATCATCGGTGTTTTGAAACAAGAGCATATTAGAGATTATTTATATATGCACTTAGAAGATTATGGATTGACTTTAAAATACATTATAGGCCAAATTAAAGAAGGTATTTGTGCTATAAATAATGAAGGTGTTGTAATTTTATGGAATAATTTTATGGAAGAAAGGTATGATATAAAGTCTGAAGACATAGTGGGTCGACCGATGAACGAGTTTTTGGAAAATACTATTTCAGAAAAAGTATTGAATAGTAAAGTCGGTATGAGTGATTTATATTTTACTGACAAAAAAGAAAACATGTATGCACTAGTTCATGCAAATCCTATATTTTATAAAGAAGACTTTATTGGTGTTGTATGTACTGAAGTCGATGTTACAGAAGCTAAGATATTAGCTCTTGAACTTGAGAAAGTAAATGATACATTAAAATATTTAAAAGATGAAGTAAAAAATTTATCTAAAGGTAGCTTTGACAAAATTTTAGGTAAAAGTTATAAATTGGAAAAATCGAAAGCGATTGCAAAACAAGTAGCTAGAACCAACAGTAGTATATTCATTTGGGGTGAAAGTGGTACAGGTAAAGAAGTATTTGCTAGAGCTATTCACGATTATAGTGAGAGAAAAGGTCAATTTATACCTGTTAACTGTAGTGCTATACCAAATGAATTATTTGAGAGCGAATTTTTTGGTTATGAATCAGGTGCATTCACTGGAGCAAGCAAAAAAGGTAGAATAGGTATATTTGAACTTGCGAAGGATGGGACAGTATTTTTAGATGAAATTGCAGATTTGCCTCTTAGTATGCAAGCTAAATTGCTTAGAGTACTGCAAGAAAAAGAAATAAGACGTGTTGGTGGAGATACTACAATAAAAATAAATCCTAGAATAATATCAGCTACTAATAAAGATTTAGAAAAAATGGTAAAAGCAGAAAAATTTAGAGAAGATTTATATTATAGATTAAATGTCGTGGAAATAAAAATACCACCTCTTAGAGAGAGAAAAGAAGATATAGGATTATTAGTGCATAGTTTTTTGGAAGAAATATGCAAACAAAATAATAAACCTGTACTTACAATAAGTAAAGATGTAATTGATATATTTCAAAACTATAGATGGAAAGGGAATATAAGGGAATTGAAAAACACAATCGAAAATATTGTTGTCTTATCCCAAAATCCTAGAATAGAAGTAGATGATGTACCAAGCTATATGATGGATTCTAGAAATAATAATACGGAGGAAGAAGAATATCCTCTAGATTTGACGAAAGCCACTCAAAAGATTGAAGTAAGAAATATAACAAAGGCACTTAAAATGTCTAATGGAAATAAAGCTAAAGCTGCTAAAATATTAAACATACCAAGAACAACGTTATATTATAAGATAGATCAGTATAAAATAGATGTGTCTAAAATATGA
- the prdA gene encoding D-proline reductase (dithiol) proprotein PrdA → MSITLETAQAHANDPAVCCCRFEAGTIIAPENLEDPAIFEDLEDSGLLTIPENGLTIGQVLGAKLKETLDALSPMTTENVEGYKAGEAKEVVEETVVEEAPVAEAAVVPVSTGVLGETVKIHIGEGKNISLEIPLSIAGQAGVAAPVANVAAPVAEVAPKVEEKKLLRSLTKKHFKIDKVEFADETKIEGTTLYIRNAAEICKEANDTQELVVDVKLEIITPDKYETYSEAVLDIQPIATKEEGELGSGITRVIDGAIMVLTGTDENGVQIGEFGSSEGELNTTIMWGRPGAADKGEIFIKGQVTIKAGTNMERPGPLAAHRAFDYITQEIREALKKVDNSLVVDEEVIEQYRREGKKKVVVIKEIMGQGAMHDNLILPVEPVGTLGAQPNVDLGNMPVVLSPLEVLDGGIHALTCIGPASKEMSRHYWREPLVIRAMQDEEIDLVGVVFVGSPQVNAEKFYVSKRLGMLVEAMEVDGAVVTTEGFGNNHIDFASHIEQIGMRGIPVVGVTYSAVQGALVVGNKYMTHMVDNNKSKQGIENEILSNNTLAPEEAVRIMAMLKNAIAGVEVKAPERKWNPNVKLNNIEAIEKATGEKIVLEDNEQSLPMSKKRREIYEKDEN, encoded by the coding sequence ATGTCAATAACTTTAGAAACAGCTCAAGCCCATGCAAATGACCCAGCAGTTTGTTGTTGTAGATTTGAAGCGGGAACAATAATAGCGCCAGAAAACTTAGAAGATCCAGCAATATTTGAAGACTTAGAGGATTCTGGATTATTAACAATACCAGAAAATGGATTAACTATAGGTCAAGTACTAGGAGCTAAGTTAAAAGAAACTTTAGATGCTCTTTCTCCAATGACTACAGAAAATGTAGAAGGATACAAAGCAGGAGAGGCTAAAGAAGTAGTAGAAGAAACAGTAGTAGAAGAAGCTCCAGTAGCAGAAGCAGCAGTAGTGCCAGTAAGCACAGGAGTTTTAGGTGAAACAGTTAAAATACACATAGGTGAAGGTAAGAATATAAGCTTAGAAATACCTTTATCAATAGCTGGTCAAGCAGGAGTTGCTGCTCCAGTAGCAAACGTTGCAGCTCCAGTAGCAGAAGTAGCTCCAAAAGTTGAAGAAAAGAAATTATTAAGAAGTTTAACTAAAAAACACTTTAAAATAGACAAAGTTGAATTTGCTGATGAAACTAAAATAGAAGGAACTACTTTATACATCAGAAATGCAGCAGAAATATGTAAGGAAGCTAATGACACTCAAGAATTAGTTGTTGATGTTAAATTAGAAATAATAACTCCTGATAAGTATGAAACTTACAGTGAGGCTGTATTAGATATACAACCAATCGCTACTAAAGAAGAAGGCGAATTAGGTTCAGGTATAACAAGAGTTATAGATGGAGCTATAATGGTATTAACTGGTACAGATGAAAATGGAGTTCAAATAGGTGAATTCGGTTCTTCAGAAGGTGAATTAAACACTACTATAATGTGGGGTAGACCAGGTGCTGCTGACAAAGGTGAAATATTCATCAAAGGTCAAGTAACAATAAAAGCTGGAACTAACATGGAGAGACCAGGACCTTTAGCTGCTCACCGTGCTTTTGACTATATAACTCAAGAGATAAGAGAAGCTTTAAAGAAAGTTGACAACTCTTTAGTAGTAGATGAAGAAGTAATCGAGCAATACAGAAGAGAAGGTAAAAAGAAAGTTGTTGTTATAAAAGAAATAATGGGACAAGGTGCAATGCATGATAACTTAATATTACCAGTTGAACCAGTTGGTACATTAGGAGCTCAACCAAACGTTGACTTAGGAAACATGCCAGTTGTATTATCTCCACTTGAAGTATTAGATGGTGGTATCCATGCATTAACTTGTATAGGACCTGCATCAAAAGAAATGTCAAGACATTACTGGAGAGAGCCATTAGTAATAAGAGCTATGCAAGATGAAGAAATAGATTTAGTAGGTGTTGTATTTGTTGGTTCTCCACAAGTAAATGCTGAGAAATTCTATGTATCTAAGAGATTAGGTATGTTAGTTGAAGCTATGGAAGTTGATGGAGCTGTAGTAACTACTGAAGGTTTCGGAAACAACCATATAGATTTCGCATCTCACATAGAGCAAATAGGTATGAGAGGTATACCAGTAGTTGGTGTAACTTATTCAGCAGTTCAAGGTGCTCTAGTTGTTGGTAATAAATACATGACTCACATGGTAGACAATAACAAGTCTAAGCAAGGTATAGAGAATGAAATATTATCAAACAATACATTAGCTCCAGAAGAAGCTGTAAGAATCATGGCTATGCTTAAAAATGCTATAGCAGGTGTAGAAGTTAAAGCTCCTGAAAGAAAATGGAATCCAAATGTTAAATTAAATAACATAGAAGCTATAGAAAAAGCTACAGGAGAAAAAATAGTATTAGAAGATAATGAGCAATCTTTACCAATGAGTAAGAAGAGAAGAGAAATATACGAAAAAGACGAAAACTAA
- the prdB gene encoding D-proline reductase (dithiol) protein PrdB, which yields MSLTTVQGLQSEIFVPITPPPVWTPVTKELKDMTIALATAAGVHLKSDKRFNLAGDTTFRAVPNTATVDEMMVSHGGYDNGDVNKDINCMFPIDRLHELAAEGFIKAVAPMHYAFMGGGGNQHVFTEETGPAIAAKLKEEGVDGVVMTAGUGTCHRTAVIVQRAIEEAGIPTIIIAALPPVVRQNGTPRAVAPLVPMGANAGEPHNIEMQTHILRDTLEQLVAIPSAGKIVPLPYEYKAHV from the coding sequence ATGAGCCTTACAACAGTACAAGGACTTCAATCTGAAATATTTGTTCCAATAACACCTCCTCCAGTTTGGACTCCTGTAACTAAAGAATTAAAAGATATGACTATAGCTTTAGCTACAGCAGCTGGTGTTCACTTAAAATCTGACAAAAGATTTAATCTAGCAGGAGATACTACTTTTAGAGCTGTACCTAACACAGCTACAGTTGATGAAATGATGGTATCACATGGTGGATACGATAATGGAGATGTAAATAAAGATATAAACTGTATGTTCCCTATAGATAGATTACATGAATTAGCTGCAGAAGGATTTATAAAAGCAGTAGCTCCTATGCACTATGCATTCATGGGTGGTGGAGGAAACCAACATGTCTTCACTGAAGAAACTGGTCCTGCTATCGCTGCTAAACTTAAAGAAGAGGGAGTAGACGGTGTAGTCATGACAGCTGGCTGAGGTACTTGCCATAGAACTGCCGTGATCGTGCAGAGAGCAATAGAGGAAGCTGGAATACCTACAATAATAATCGCAGCTCTTCCTCCAGTAGTTAGACAAAACGGAACTCCTAGAGCAGTTGCTCCATTAGTTCCAATGGGTGCTAATGCTGGTGAACCACATAACATAGAAATGCAAACACATATATTAAGAGATACATTAGAGCAATTAGTTGCTATACCATCTGCTGGTAAGATAGTTCCATTACCATACGAATATAAAGCTCACGTTTAA
- the prdD gene encoding proline reductase cluster protein PrdD, which produces MEEKIMRRLVIKPFHMNEVNFGSKTSIKKDVLTIDLSSIDEIKAREDLITDIKVDIIKPGDYDREINTIMDIIPISTKVLGRLGEGITHTLTGVYVMLTGADEDGNQMHEFGSSEGILSEQMVFGRYGTPSVEDYIIHVDVTLKGGLPFERTLPLAAFKACDDFIQEIRTSLKMEDGRNATQVREYFDKIRPNAKKVVIVKQIAGQGAMYDNQLFSKEPSGFEGGTSIIDMGNVPMIISPNEYRDGALRAMT; this is translated from the coding sequence ATGGAAGAAAAAATAATGAGAAGACTTGTTATAAAACCGTTTCATATGAATGAAGTTAATTTCGGTTCAAAAACTTCTATAAAGAAAGATGTACTTACAATTGATTTATCAAGTATAGATGAAATAAAAGCAAGAGAAGATTTAATAACAGATATAAAAGTAGATATTATAAAACCTGGAGATTATGACAGAGAAATTAATACTATTATGGACATTATACCAATATCAACCAAAGTTTTAGGCAGATTGGGAGAGGGAATTACACATACTTTAACTGGTGTATATGTTATGCTAACTGGTGCAGACGAAGATGGAAATCAAATGCATGAATTTGGTTCTTCAGAAGGAATTTTGAGTGAACAAATGGTGTTTGGTAGATATGGGACTCCATCAGTTGAAGATTATATAATCCATGTGGATGTAACTCTTAAGGGAGGTTTACCTTTTGAAAGAACACTTCCACTTGCAGCATTTAAAGCATGTGATGATTTTATACAAGAAATAAGAACGTCTTTGAAAATGGAAGACGGAAGAAATGCTACTCAAGTTCGTGAATATTTTGACAAAATTCGACCAAATGCAAAAAAGGTTGTCATAGTAAAACAAATAGCAGGTCAAGGGGCTATGTATGACAATCAGTTATTCTCAAAGGAACCTAGTGGTTTTGAAGGAGGAACATCAATTATAGATATGGGAAATGTACCTATGATTATATCTCCTAATGAATATAGAGATGGTGCCCTTAGAGCTATGACTTAA
- a CDS encoding glycine/sarcosine/betaine reductase component B subunit: MGIGPSTKETSLHHFRDPLLDIVESDKDVDLLGVIVVGTPDGNENKTFVGQRTAAWLEAMRVDGAIVSSDGWGNSHVDYANTFEEIGKRDIPVVGVTFNGTQAKFVVSNQYMDTIVDMNKSKEGIETEVVGENNTSEIDAKKALAFLKLKMRKHG, translated from the coding sequence ATGGGAATAGGACCTTCAACAAAAGAAACATCTCTTCATCACTTTAGAGACCCACTTTTGGATATAGTTGAAAGTGATAAGGATGTAGATTTACTTGGAGTAATAGTAGTAGGAACTCCAGATGGAAATGAAAATAAGACTTTTGTGGGACAAAGAACGGCCGCTTGGCTGGAAGCCATGAGAGTAGATGGAGCTATAGTCTCTTCAGATGGTTGGGGAAACTCACATGTTGACTATGCTAATACATTTGAAGAAATAGGAAAAAGAGATATACCTGTAGTTGGAGTGACATTTAATGGTACTCAAGCTAAGTTTGTTGTAAGTAATCAATATATGGATACCATAGTTGATATGAACAAATCAAAAGAAGGTATTGAGACAGAAGTTGTTGGAGAAAACAACACAAGTGAGATTGATGCTAAAAAGGCTTTGGCATTTTTAAAATTAAAAATGAGAAAGCATGGATAA
- a CDS encoding proline racemase, translating to MKFSRSIQAIDSHTAGEATRIVVGGIPNIKGNSMPEKKEYLEKNLDYLRTAIMLEPRGHNDMFGSVMTQPCCPDADFGIIFMDGGGYLNMCGHGTIGAMTAAIETGVVPAVEPITHVVMEAPAGIIRGDVTVVDGKAKEVSFLNVPAFLYKEGVEVDLPGVGTVKFDISFGGSFFAIIHASQLGLKIEPQNAGKLTELAMKLRDIINEKIEIQHPTLAHIKTVDLVEIYDAPTHPEATYKNVVIFGQGQVDRSPCGTGTSAKLATLHAKGELKVGEKFVYESILGTLFKGEIVEETKVADFNAVIPKISGSAYITGFNHFVIDEEDPLKHGFILK from the coding sequence ATGAAATTTAGCAGAAGTATACAAGCTATAGACTCTCATACAGCAGGAGAAGCAACTAGAATAGTTGTAGGTGGAATACCTAACATAAAAGGAAATTCTATGCCTGAGAAAAAAGAATATTTAGAAAAAAATCTAGATTATTTAAGAACTGCTATAATGTTAGAGCCAAGAGGACATAATGATATGTTTGGTTCTGTAATGACTCAACCTTGTTGCCCAGATGCTGACTTTGGAATAATCTTCATGGACGGTGGCGGATACCTTAACATGTGTGGCCATGGTACAATAGGAGCTATGACAGCAGCTATAGAAACAGGTGTAGTTCCAGCAGTAGAGCCTATAACTCATGTAGTTATGGAAGCTCCAGCAGGAATAATAAGAGGAGATGTTACAGTTGTAGATGGAAAAGCTAAAGAAGTATCATTCTTAAACGTACCAGCTTTCTTATATAAAGAAGGTGTTGAAGTTGACTTACCAGGTGTTGGAACAGTTAAATTTGATATATCATTTGGTGGAAGCTTCTTTGCTATAATACATGCAAGTCAATTAGGTTTAAAAATAGAACCTCAAAATGCTGGTAAATTAACTGAACTAGCTATGAAACTTAGAGATATAATAAACGAAAAAATAGAAATACAACATCCAACTTTAGCTCATATAAAAACTGTAGATTTAGTTGAAATATATGATGCACCAACTCATCCAGAAGCTACTTACAAAAACGTAGTTATATTTGGTCAAGGTCAAGTTGACAGATCTCCATGTGGAACTGGAACAAGTGCTAAATTAGCTACTTTACATGCTAAAGGTGAATTAAAAGTAGGAGAAAAATTCGTATATGAAAGTATATTAGGAACTTTATTCAAAGGTGAAATAGTTGAAGAAACTAAAGTTGCAGATTTCAATGCTGTAATACCTAAAATAAGTGGTTCTGCTTATATAACTGGATTCAATCACTTTGTAATAGATGAAGAAGATCCACTTAAACATGGATTTATTCTTAAATAG